A window of Leptospira fainei serovar Hurstbridge str. BUT 6 contains these coding sequences:
- the gmk gene encoding guanylate kinase, protein MSAKLFVLSSVAGGGKSTLIDRIREKHPEIAFSISCTTRPPRPGDQEGVTYFFLTNDAFERGIQEGEFLEWARVHDFYYGTPRKYIEECLSKDRSVIMDLDVQGAALVKEKLKEIAVTIFILPPSEDEWEKRLRGRGTDSEESITKRIRNGKQELARKDEFQYIIVNDDLEKAVARLEHILLSGSKL, encoded by the coding sequence TTGTCTGCAAAGCTTTTTGTTCTTTCCTCCGTGGCTGGTGGCGGCAAATCCACTTTAATCGACCGAATTCGTGAAAAGCACCCCGAGATTGCGTTTTCCATTTCTTGCACCACTCGACCTCCACGCCCGGGAGATCAGGAAGGTGTCACCTATTTCTTTTTAACCAACGATGCTTTCGAACGGGGAATTCAAGAGGGTGAATTTTTGGAATGGGCCCGAGTCCATGATTTTTATTACGGAACGCCTAGGAAATATATCGAAGAATGCCTCTCGAAAGATCGTTCGGTTATCATGGACCTTGACGTACAAGGGGCCGCTCTTGTTAAAGAAAAACTGAAAGAGATAGCCGTTACTATTTTTATTCTTCCTCCGAGCGAAGACGAATGGGAGAAAAGACTTAGAGGACGCGGAACCGATTCCGAAGAGAGTATTACTAAGCGAATTCGAAACGGCAAACAGGAATTAGCGCGAAAAGACGAATTTCAATACATAATCGTTAATGATGATTTGGAAAAGGCGGTTGCCAGGTTGGAGCATATCCTTCTTTCCGGATCCAAGCTCTGA
- a CDS encoding DUF370 domain-containing protein, producing MSQFSVLNVGFGNIVMVSKIVGIIHSDSASAKRIRNEAKSNNSLIDATQGKKTRSIIITDSNHLVLSNLRVEALTRRIESRDNSIAEEEEEKD from the coding sequence ATGTCTCAATTCAGCGTCCTGAACGTCGGTTTCGGGAATATAGTGATGGTCTCTAAGATCGTCGGCATTATTCATTCCGATTCTGCGTCCGCGAAACGGATTCGAAACGAAGCCAAGAGTAATAATAGTTTAATAGACGCTACGCAAGGAAAGAAGACCCGTTCCATCATAATCACGGACTCGAATCATTTGGTTCTTTCAAACCTTAGAGTGGAGGCCTTGACTCGCAGAATCGAAAGTAGGGATAATTCGATTGCTGAGGAAGAGGAAGAAAAAGACTGA
- a CDS encoding FapA family protein: MSSLTSFLKDQSKELDRLQKEQVEVIAETLEKCVQLAASHLRKKPHEIDYIVLKRGKKKLFGSEPWHIRASIIPEDNFLDELSELDQKLTGGSGKLVSKDLKEFLQPKDRDGRILVQILRNGVYLTVFPPSGEGRTVELSEVSKKLSVRGVDQVDDGQIRKLVKEAKGEPIYISNMKARPGMEAKLVLDVAMDRMKAKVTLVPPKPGGRDLEVRDVINYLKNAGVKYGIKEDEIQRRLEEEFYNQPFTAAEGDLPINGKNATIIYRVRTQKNVIFREDESGRVDYKDMDLIENVVVGQLLAEKIPAEKGKYGRTLFNELLPAKDGLDTELKQGKGTILSEDRTKLTAEVNGQVVYAAGRLSVETVYRVNGDVGIKTGNVTFLGSVIITGNVEDNYSVKAAGNIEIYGTVQKANVEADGDIIIRQGVSGRDEARIESTGGNVIAKFIQNATVITEKDVIVQEGILHCFVSAGGKVVSNGKRGQIVGGTIRAAELIAAKVIGSSANPPTELVVGTDPKVLKQIADYEEKLAENRGKFEQLTKSLKTLKARKESDPASFTQDHEQQLAKTAKAVEKLETRVREYENEIQNLQNYMEDRAANGKICIEKTLYGGVTLKIRNSDFKTRNEIKHKTFVEENGVIRQLPYQDPEPEKKDWRKNRSRVK, from the coding sequence ATGTCTTCCTTAACTTCTTTCTTAAAGGACCAATCCAAAGAATTAGATCGACTCCAGAAGGAGCAGGTTGAAGTCATTGCCGAAACATTGGAGAAGTGCGTGCAGCTTGCCGCCTCCCATCTTCGGAAAAAACCGCACGAGATCGACTATATCGTATTAAAACGAGGGAAAAAGAAACTCTTCGGTTCCGAACCTTGGCATATTCGAGCTTCCATCATTCCCGAAGACAATTTTCTGGACGAACTTTCCGAGCTGGATCAAAAGCTTACTGGCGGATCCGGTAAATTAGTCTCCAAGGATCTAAAGGAGTTCCTACAACCGAAAGATAGAGACGGTCGTATTTTAGTGCAAATACTTCGCAATGGAGTATATCTAACCGTTTTTCCTCCGTCAGGAGAAGGCAGAACGGTCGAGCTTTCCGAAGTTTCTAAAAAGTTATCCGTTAGGGGCGTTGATCAGGTCGACGACGGACAAATTCGGAAGTTGGTCAAAGAAGCAAAAGGGGAACCGATCTACATCTCCAACATGAAGGCTCGGCCTGGAATGGAAGCTAAGCTTGTCTTAGATGTCGCTATGGATCGGATGAAGGCAAAAGTAACCTTAGTTCCTCCAAAACCCGGGGGCCGTGATTTAGAGGTTCGTGATGTGATCAACTATCTCAAAAATGCAGGCGTTAAATACGGCATCAAGGAAGATGAAATTCAGCGTCGTCTTGAGGAAGAGTTCTATAACCAGCCCTTTACAGCCGCCGAAGGTGATCTACCCATCAACGGAAAAAATGCCACGATTATCTATCGAGTTCGTACTCAGAAGAACGTCATATTCAGGGAGGATGAATCCGGCCGCGTCGACTATAAAGATATGGACCTAATCGAGAATGTGGTAGTAGGTCAGTTGCTCGCGGAAAAGATTCCCGCAGAAAAAGGGAAATACGGTCGGACTCTGTTTAACGAACTTCTACCGGCCAAAGACGGATTAGATACGGAGTTGAAGCAAGGAAAGGGAACTATCCTGTCCGAAGATAGAACCAAACTTACTGCGGAAGTAAATGGACAAGTCGTTTATGCTGCCGGCCGCCTCTCCGTAGAAACGGTATATAGAGTAAACGGCGACGTAGGAATTAAAACCGGAAATGTTACCTTCCTCGGTTCGGTTATTATTACCGGCAATGTGGAAGATAACTATTCCGTAAAAGCTGCGGGAAATATCGAGATTTACGGGACTGTGCAAAAAGCGAATGTCGAAGCGGATGGCGATATTATTATCAGGCAAGGTGTTTCCGGACGTGACGAAGCTCGCATCGAATCTACCGGCGGAAACGTGATCGCTAAGTTTATACAGAATGCAACTGTCATAACGGAGAAGGACGTAATCGTGCAGGAAGGGATTCTGCATTGTTTTGTCAGCGCAGGCGGCAAAGTGGTCTCAAACGGGAAACGAGGTCAAATTGTAGGAGGAACGATTCGTGCTGCCGAACTTATTGCCGCGAAGGTGATCGGGTCCTCTGCCAATCCTCCGACGGAACTCGTGGTCGGAACCGATCCGAAAGTCTTGAAGCAGATCGCAGATTACGAAGAAAAATTGGCGGAAAACCGCGGCAAATTCGAACAGCTTACAAAAAGCCTCAAGACCTTGAAAGCGCGTAAAGAAAGCGACCCAGCTTCGTTCACACAGGACCATGAGCAACAATTGGCCAAGACAGCTAAAGCGGTGGAGAAACTGGAAACTAGAGTTCGAGAATACGAGAACGAGATCCAGAACCTTCAAAATTATATGGAAGATAGAGCCGCCAATGGTAAGATTTGTATTGAAAAGACTTTATACGGCGGCGTAACTCTCAAAATCCGTAATTCCGACTTTAAGACTAGGAACGAAATCAAACATAAGACTTTCGTCGAGGAAAACGGCGTTATTAGGCAACTTCCATACCAAGACCCGGAACCCGAGAAAAAAGACTGGAGAAAAAATCGAAGTCGAGTAAAATAA
- the whiG gene encoding RNA polymerase sigma factor WhiG has translation MSKLFDKYNNTDETELWKSYRDTKDQNIRSYLVEKYSPLVKHVAGRIAIGMPQNVEFDDLVSYGVFGLLDAIEKFDPDRQIKFKTYAMTRIRGSIFDELRSIDWIPRSIRQKAKQLEQIIGMLENKEGAHVEDEAIAKEMGISVEEFNTLLTKISGTSLVSLNDIWFLGDENDEVSFMETLESPMNMNPDTIIEKEEIKNVIVEAIKTLPDKEKKVIVLYYYEDLTLKEIGEVLEVTESRISQLHTRAVARLRSKLGKVKSVITKK, from the coding sequence ATGTCCAAACTTTTTGATAAATATAATAATACGGATGAGACGGAACTGTGGAAGTCCTATCGGGACACCAAAGACCAGAACATACGCAGTTATCTCGTAGAAAAATATTCTCCTCTAGTCAAACACGTTGCAGGTCGTATTGCGATCGGAATGCCCCAAAATGTCGAGTTCGATGATTTGGTTTCCTACGGAGTCTTCGGGCTTCTGGATGCGATCGAAAAATTCGATCCGGATCGGCAGATCAAATTCAAAACCTATGCAATGACTCGGATACGCGGTTCTATCTTTGATGAACTTCGTTCCATCGACTGGATTCCGCGCTCGATTCGTCAGAAGGCCAAACAGCTGGAACAAATCATCGGGATGTTGGAGAACAAAGAGGGCGCTCATGTCGAAGATGAAGCGATCGCTAAGGAAATGGGTATTTCCGTCGAAGAGTTCAATACCCTTTTAACTAAAATCAGCGGCACCTCTCTAGTTTCACTTAACGATATATGGTTTCTCGGTGATGAGAACGACGAAGTCTCTTTTATGGAAACTTTGGAATCTCCGATGAATATGAATCCCGATACGATTATCGAAAAGGAAGAAATCAAGAACGTAATCGTCGAAGCCATTAAGACTCTTCCGGATAAAGAAAAGAAAGTAATCGTCCTATATTATTACGAAGATCTAACACTGAAAGAGATCGGAGAAGTCCTGGAAGTCACCGAGTCGCGGATTTCACAGTTGCATACACGAGCAGTCGCAAGGCTTAGAAGCAAACTGGGAAAAGTGAAATCGGTCATAACCAAAAAATAA
- a CDS encoding MinD/ParA family protein, with protein sequence MDQATQLRKLTEGNTSLKLVSSTKPMTKIIAIASGKGGVGKSTISVNLAISMAKAGQKVLVFDGDLGLANVNVILGIIPKYNLYHVVKGHKSLKDIIIQAPEGVDIIAGASGYSQLANLNDTQRNNLIKGFADLESYDYMIIDTGAGISSNVIGLTLPADDVIVVTTPEPTAITDSYGLIKAIVSQSRDKNLKMVVNRVRSAIEGKKVADRVIDISGQFLEVRVENLGFIFQDDEVEKSIREQKPYIIHSPKSKAAACLNRITYSLLNQEMDSQEDSGIGGFFKKFFNFVDVREKQQSLDDN encoded by the coding sequence ATGGACCAAGCGACCCAACTACGGAAATTGACCGAGGGTAATACGAGTCTTAAACTCGTTTCTTCAACCAAACCTATGACCAAAATTATTGCAATAGCTTCGGGAAAAGGCGGGGTCGGAAAAAGTACGATTTCCGTGAATCTCGCTATCTCGATGGCTAAAGCGGGACAGAAGGTTTTGGTTTTCGACGGAGACTTGGGTCTCGCAAACGTAAACGTTATTTTGGGGATTATTCCCAAATACAATTTATACCACGTAGTTAAGGGACATAAGAGTTTAAAAGACATCATCATTCAAGCGCCGGAAGGTGTGGATATCATAGCAGGGGCGAGCGGTTATTCACAGCTTGCAAACCTGAACGATACGCAGAGAAACAATTTAATCAAAGGTTTTGCGGATCTAGAATCCTACGATTACATGATCATCGATACCGGGGCCGGAATTAGTTCCAACGTAATCGGACTAACTCTGCCTGCCGATGACGTCATCGTAGTGACCACTCCTGAGCCGACCGCAATCACCGATTCCTACGGTTTGATTAAAGCCATCGTCTCTCAGAGTAGGGACAAAAACCTGAAAATGGTCGTGAATCGAGTTCGCTCGGCGATCGAGGGGAAAAAAGTTGCGGATCGAGTCATCGATATCTCCGGCCAATTCCTGGAAGTCAGAGTCGAAAATCTAGGCTTTATCTTTCAAGACGACGAAGTTGAGAAAAGTATCCGGGAACAAAAACCGTATATTATTCATTCACCAAAAAGTAAGGCTGCTGCCTGTCTCAATCGGATCACTTATTCTCTATTGAATCAAGAAATGGATTCACAAGAGGATTCCGGAATCGGCGGTTTCTTTAAGAAATTCTTCAATTTCGTGGATGTTCGTGAGAAACAGCAAAGCTTAGACGACAATTGA
- the flhF gene encoding flagellar biosynthesis protein FlhF: MDFAKIRGKDLQDCLMQMKMKYGPEAHVIEHRILTEGGVFGTGLMAKKVIEIQVGIPEKASSREKVEKKLQDLKELLKQKSSQKVERHKNLDEIPSWEERSRRTIPSITSLPEELISDAQKGEEKLGISFAQEFEPRSRSIRKSEPDSHLSRLKDRLIQEGMSVRYADEIASAVEQRLSPLDRSRSASVQEKAIEVLSERVQAEEDIFKGTGRGQRKVVFFVGPTGSGKTTSIAKLAAKYHLHMGKAVSLYTTDNYRIAAIEQLKRYADTMEMPFYAVKDLKRFQETLARDGSELILIDTAGYSHRNMDQLGKMHGYLSAFGEKDSVENILVLSSTSSYHHSHSVMKAYEPLGFRRILLTKLDEAEFLGGFLELADTLNKGFTHLSVGQEVPFDMIPADKHLLAECVVNPERIKDIRGEIFSTIG; this comes from the coding sequence ATGGATTTCGCAAAGATTAGAGGCAAAGACCTACAAGATTGCTTAATGCAGATGAAAATGAAGTATGGACCGGAAGCTCACGTTATCGAGCATCGAATCCTGACCGAGGGAGGAGTTTTCGGAACCGGGCTAATGGCAAAAAAAGTCATCGAGATTCAGGTGGGAATTCCTGAAAAAGCGAGTTCTCGCGAAAAAGTGGAGAAGAAGCTTCAGGATCTAAAAGAACTCCTAAAACAGAAATCCAGTCAAAAGGTCGAAAGGCATAAAAACTTGGACGAAATTCCTTCCTGGGAAGAGCGTTCACGCCGCACGATTCCCTCCATCACTTCCTTGCCCGAAGAACTTATTTCCGACGCGCAAAAAGGAGAAGAAAAACTAGGAATCTCCTTTGCCCAAGAATTTGAGCCTAGATCGAGAAGCATTCGGAAATCCGAACCTGATTCCCATTTAAGTCGATTGAAAGATCGGTTAATTCAGGAAGGAATGAGCGTCAGATATGCCGACGAAATTGCATCGGCCGTCGAGCAGCGTTTATCTCCGTTAGATAGATCTAGGTCCGCGTCCGTTCAGGAAAAAGCGATCGAAGTACTTTCCGAGAGAGTGCAAGCCGAGGAGGATATTTTCAAGGGTACGGGACGCGGACAGAGAAAGGTGGTTTTTTTTGTCGGTCCGACCGGAAGCGGTAAGACTACCAGCATCGCAAAACTCGCGGCGAAATACCATTTGCATATGGGTAAAGCCGTTTCCCTGTATACCACCGACAACTATAGGATTGCCGCAATCGAGCAACTGAAACGGTACGCCGATACCATGGAAATGCCATTTTATGCGGTAAAGGATCTAAAACGTTTCCAGGAGACTCTTGCGAGAGACGGTTCCGAATTGATTTTAATCGACACTGCTGGTTATAGCCACCGGAATATGGATCAACTCGGGAAGATGCACGGTTATCTGTCGGCGTTCGGGGAAAAAGATAGTGTTGAAAATATCCTTGTATTATCGTCTACCTCATCGTATCATCATTCCCACTCGGTGATGAAAGCCTACGAACCTTTGGGTTTCCGCAGAATTTTATTAACCAAATTGGACGAAGCGGAATTTTTAGGTGGATTTCTGGAACTGGCCGATACACTAAATAAGGGTTTTACCCATCTAAGCGTCGGTCAAGAAGTGCCTTTTGATATGATCCCTGCGGATAAGCATCTACTTGCCGAGTGCGTGGTAAATCCGGAAAGAATCAAAGATATCAGGGGCGAAATCTTCTCTACAATCGGTTAA
- a CDS encoding flagellar biosynthesis protein FlhA → MEKKWYMQSDFILGAGAVSIVAMLVVPLPGVILDLLILFSLAVSLLIVLTSLSIKEPAEFSVFPSLLLITTIYRLALNVSTTRQILSKGPAVNSAIIDAFGSFIVGSESGLSKYVVGFIIFLILVIVQVLVITKGATRISEVAARFTLDALPGKQMAIDMELSTGNINEEEAKKRRKKIEAEVDFYGSMDGASKFVQGDVRAGLIITAINLIGGVVIGASIRGESFVSAIETYGKFTIGDGLVSQIPALLTTVATGIIVTRSGSESDLAKQFKTQLFANSKVLYVVAASMGLGAFIPGLPLIPMLLLSGGLAYLAYSMERTVQEQLDVLEKKEKESVSDRKPRDYYDELRIEPIEIEFGYHLVPLVDTSQGGTLMDQISNLRAKFARESGIVIPPIRILDNLEIPPDQFTIKINGVEVGSSTIRPDKLMAMPSAESQEITSIEGEAFVEPAYGRTAKWISSDTKGDAESKGFIVVDASTVIITYLRELLATHAASLLGREEVKKLLDHYRSQYPTLVQELEADKPGNLGMLQQVLQNLLREGLGIRNLVPILETIANKMPKYPNPYVLTEFVRQAISNTIVKDYMVDGKLQAVVVEGRVLDRLNKSLAQDRLEGRDILVLPPEFQRRLLESVAEMNRKIQESRGFPIYVVNREVRMPFAYFLAKEFPPRNFAVLALEEVHSSVPTVIVGELRVTQAQAAETAETV, encoded by the coding sequence ATGGAAAAGAAATGGTACATGCAATCGGACTTTATCCTAGGCGCCGGCGCAGTTTCGATCGTCGCGATGTTAGTGGTGCCGTTACCCGGAGTGATCCTTGACTTATTGATTTTATTCAGTTTAGCGGTGAGTCTTTTGATCGTATTGACTTCTCTTTCGATCAAGGAACCCGCCGAATTCTCGGTTTTCCCGAGTCTTTTGTTGATAACTACGATTTATCGATTGGCGTTAAACGTATCCACCACTCGGCAGATTCTATCCAAAGGACCTGCGGTAAATAGCGCGATTATCGACGCATTCGGATCGTTTATCGTCGGAAGCGAATCCGGTTTGAGCAAATACGTAGTAGGATTCATCATCTTCCTGATCTTAGTGATCGTGCAAGTGCTGGTGATCACCAAGGGTGCGACTCGGATTTCGGAAGTCGCCGCTAGGTTCACGTTGGACGCTTTGCCCGGAAAGCAAATGGCCATTGATATGGAACTCTCTACGGGCAACATCAATGAAGAGGAAGCTAAGAAACGAAGAAAGAAGATAGAAGCCGAAGTGGATTTTTACGGATCCATGGATGGTGCGAGTAAATTCGTGCAAGGAGACGTCCGAGCCGGATTGATCATTACTGCGATCAATTTGATAGGCGGAGTCGTCATTGGCGCTAGCATTCGCGGCGAATCTTTCGTTTCCGCGATAGAGACCTACGGAAAATTCACGATCGGAGACGGATTGGTCTCTCAGATTCCGGCGTTGTTAACTACGGTTGCGACCGGTATTATCGTAACCCGCTCCGGTTCCGAATCGGATTTGGCGAAGCAGTTCAAGACTCAGCTATTTGCAAATTCGAAGGTTCTGTATGTCGTGGCTGCCTCGATGGGATTGGGTGCTTTCATTCCCGGATTGCCGTTAATACCGATGCTTTTGCTATCGGGCGGACTCGCGTATCTGGCATATTCGATGGAAAGAACCGTTCAGGAGCAATTGGACGTTTTAGAGAAAAAGGAAAAAGAATCCGTTTCGGATCGTAAGCCTAGAGATTATTACGATGAACTTAGGATCGAACCGATCGAAATCGAATTCGGTTATCATTTGGTTCCTCTGGTAGATACGTCTCAAGGCGGAACGCTTATGGATCAAATTTCCAATCTGCGCGCCAAATTTGCGAGAGAAAGCGGCATAGTTATTCCGCCGATTCGTATTTTAGATAATTTGGAAATTCCGCCGGATCAGTTTACGATCAAAATCAACGGCGTGGAAGTAGGTTCGAGCACGATTAGGCCGGATAAACTCATGGCGATGCCTTCGGCGGAAAGCCAAGAGATCACTTCCATCGAGGGTGAAGCTTTCGTCGAACCCGCGTATGGAAGAACGGCAAAATGGATTTCCTCGGATACGAAGGGAGACGCCGAATCGAAAGGATTCATCGTCGTGGACGCTTCGACGGTAATCATCACTTATCTACGGGAATTACTCGCGACTCATGCTGCGAGTTTATTGGGAAGAGAGGAAGTGAAAAAACTATTGGATCATTATCGCTCTCAATATCCGACATTGGTTCAGGAACTGGAAGCGGACAAACCGGGAAATCTCGGAATGCTTCAGCAGGTTTTACAGAATCTTCTTCGGGAAGGTTTGGGAATTCGAAATTTGGTGCCGATTTTGGAAACTATAGCAAACAAGATGCCCAAGTATCCGAATCCCTACGTTCTTACTGAATTCGTAAGACAAGCAATCTCGAACACGATCGTAAAAGATTACATGGTGGACGGGAAGCTGCAGGCTGTCGTCGTAGAAGGAAGAGTCTTGGACCGTTTGAACAAATCGCTCGCGCAGGATCGTCTCGAAGGTAGAGATATTTTGGTTCTACCTCCCGAATTTCAGCGACGTCTTTTGGAATCGGTGGCAGAGATGAATCGGAAAATTCAGGAGAGCAGGGGCTTTCCTATTTACGTAGTAAATCGAGAGGTTCGAATGCCCTTCGCTTATTTCCTTGCTAAGGAATTTCCTCCGCGAAATTTTGCGGTTCTTGCATTGGAGGAAGTTCATTCTTCCGTTCCCACAGTCATAGTGGGAGAATTGCGAGTCACCCAAGCGCAGGCAGCCGAGACCGCCGAGACAGTTTAA
- the flhB gene encoding flagellar biosynthesis protein FlhB, with the protein MKSLWMLLIFRLFPRRFENGEISDPFFATENFRIDLQLFAAEDEGRTQPGSERRRREEREKGNVPKSSEVPSAIVLLAGVVLMYIMGEYFFMRSYYLLRKYFFGIRSADSVSLEAVSTLMNNALWDITQLLLPLMGITVVAAIVGNVVQVGFLFAPRALAFNFSRIRPNFKKVLPNRQTLFNLGKSLAKVAIIGWVSYFIIEKDFFRILMLGHMGLEESVTLITFTAFKIFVVVGILLLAISVGDYFFQRYEYEESLKMTPSEAKREMKEQDGDPSLQARRRQMARDTIKKSRMLTEVPKADVVITNPTHFAVALEYKPSVHKAPIVIAKGVDDFALRIIRVARSNGVPTVEDRPMARTLYDEVEIGQEVPARFYTALSVIFTKLESFRKAFRNAS; encoded by the coding sequence ATGAAATCATTATGGATGCTACTTATTTTCCGGCTCTTCCCTCGGAGATTTGAGAACGGAGAAATTTCCGATCCATTCTTTGCGACGGAAAACTTTCGAATCGATCTGCAATTGTTTGCAGCAGAAGACGAAGGTCGTACACAACCGGGTAGCGAGAGAAGAAGAAGAGAGGAACGGGAAAAAGGAAACGTTCCGAAAAGTTCAGAAGTCCCGTCCGCCATCGTTCTACTCGCAGGCGTAGTATTGATGTACATTATGGGGGAATACTTTTTCATGAGGTCTTACTATCTCCTTCGGAAGTATTTTTTCGGAATTCGATCTGCGGATTCCGTGAGCCTGGAAGCGGTTTCCACGCTTATGAACAATGCTCTATGGGATATCACTCAATTACTTTTACCGCTAATGGGAATTACGGTCGTGGCGGCTATCGTGGGGAATGTGGTTCAAGTCGGATTCTTATTCGCGCCTAGGGCTTTGGCATTCAATTTCAGTCGGATTCGACCTAATTTTAAGAAGGTTCTTCCGAATCGACAAACCCTCTTTAATTTGGGAAAATCCTTGGCCAAGGTCGCGATCATCGGCTGGGTTTCATACTTCATCATCGAGAAGGATTTCTTTCGAATTCTCATGCTTGGGCATATGGGACTGGAAGAGTCTGTCACTCTGATCACGTTTACCGCATTCAAAATATTTGTCGTGGTAGGGATTCTATTATTGGCGATCAGCGTAGGAGATTATTTCTTCCAACGCTATGAATATGAAGAATCCTTAAAAATGACTCCCTCGGAAGCAAAGCGGGAAATGAAGGAGCAGGATGGGGACCCTTCCTTACAAGCGCGTCGACGTCAGATGGCTCGAGATACGATTAAGAAAAGCCGCATGCTTACCGAAGTCCCGAAGGCCGATGTAGTCATCACCAATCCCACGCACTTTGCAGTCGCGTTGGAATATAAACCCTCCGTTCATAAAGCGCCGATCGTTATTGCTAAAGGCGTCGACGATTTCGCTTTAAGAATCATTCGAGTCGCAAGATCGAACGGAGTTCCCACAGTGGAAGATCGTCCGATGGCCAGAACATTGTACGACGAAGTGGAGATCGGTCAGGAAGTTCCGGCCCGCTTCTATACCGCGCTCAGCGTGATCTTTACAAAACTCGAATCCTTTAGAAAAGCGTTCCGGAACGCATCGTAG
- the fliR gene encoding flagellar biosynthetic protein FliR — MEYFVGNFQVFLLILARIVGLLSVAPVFSFVSITFAQRISLGFLIAVILFPVSAGFVPPIPGNMVDYGLVAIGEVLIGILMGFLISLVFASFQMAGEFFNVQLGFGYAEILDPISQTSLPVISTLKNMLGMLLFLTLGAYRFLFESLAYSFEKIQILKLVPEIQDGLYRAMEGAVGAMFLVAFKISLPVLGVLFLVTVSEALMGKAAPQLNILQLSFPIKIAIGLIVLILIVPFIVSQMESAFQLSFEKVNFLLKEWPTL; from the coding sequence ATGGAGTATTTCGTAGGTAATTTTCAAGTCTTTCTTCTGATCCTTGCGAGGATCGTCGGATTGCTGTCGGTTGCCCCGGTATTCTCATTCGTGTCCATCACGTTTGCGCAACGAATTTCGTTGGGTTTTCTGATAGCGGTAATTCTCTTTCCCGTTTCCGCAGGCTTCGTTCCGCCCATTCCGGGAAATATGGTGGATTACGGTTTAGTGGCAATCGGCGAAGTTCTAATCGGAATCTTAATGGGTTTTTTGATAAGTCTCGTTTTTGCATCCTTCCAGATGGCCGGGGAATTTTTCAACGTTCAGTTAGGTTTCGGTTATGCGGAAATTTTGGATCCGATTTCCCAGACGAGCCTTCCCGTAATCAGTACATTAAAGAATATGCTCGGGATGTTGCTGTTTTTAACATTAGGAGCTTATCGCTTCCTGTTTGAAAGTCTGGCCTATTCGTTCGAAAAAATTCAGATTCTGAAGCTTGTTCCTGAAATTCAAGACGGTTTATATCGAGCAATGGAAGGCGCCGTCGGGGCAATGTTTCTCGTGGCCTTTAAAATTTCCCTTCCTGTCCTTGGCGTCCTGTTTTTAGTCACAGTTTCCGAAGCTCTGATGGGGAAAGCGGCGCCTCAATTGAATATTTTGCAACTGAGCTTCCCGATCAAGATCGCGATCGGTTTAATCGTACTTATACTGATTGTTCCGTTCATAGTGTCGCAAATGGAATCCGCATTTCAGCTATCCTTTGAAAAAGTGAATTTTTTGCTCAAGGAATGGCCGACTTTATGA
- the fliQ gene encoding flagellar biosynthesis protein FliQ, with amino-acid sequence MTEVDAITLIRDALFVTLKLSSPILLTAMIVGLIIGILQTTTSIQEPTIAFVPKLLSIFVVIVIFAGWMLQTATDYTRDLFLMIEKF; translated from the coding sequence ATGACCGAAGTGGACGCGATTACACTGATTCGAGACGCTCTCTTTGTCACGCTGAAGCTATCTTCGCCGATCCTTTTAACCGCGATGATAGTGGGTTTGATTATCGGAATTTTGCAGACAACGACTTCCATCCAGGAACCGACGATCGCCTTCGTCCCGAAGCTCCTGTCCATTTTTGTCGTAATCGTGATTTTTGCCGGATGGATGCTTCAAACCGCGACGGATTATACTAGAGATCTGTTTTTGATGATAGAGAAATTTTAG